One window of the bacterium Unc6 genome contains the following:
- a CDS encoding dethiobiotin synthase — MHVIFIAGTDTSVGKSVVTGLLAKFLLEKGYSVVTQKWVQTGSSSAEDINTHLKFLTSDKYSNTYHRYKNLMCPYVFKFPASPHLAARMENKTVSISKIQTYFYKLKSIFDFIIVEGTGGLMVPLNCNYLSIDLIKKFNIPVVLVVGNKLGCINHSLLSIHQIHFKKINFIGCIFNNFIKENRIIQKDNPNIIKKISKTEILGILPYKKNIGHLQNIFKPIGEKIKRQCVIEPVNIISKHLGTKIQNTSSK, encoded by the coding sequence ATGCATGTAATATTTATAGCAGGAACAGATACATCCGTTGGGAAAAGTGTGGTAACAGGGCTTCTGGCTAAATTTTTACTGGAAAAAGGATATAGTGTTGTTACACAGAAGTGGGTTCAAACAGGTTCATCATCAGCAGAGGATATCAACACCCATCTTAAATTTTTGACCTCTGATAAATATAGCAACACCTACCACAGGTATAAAAATTTGATGTGTCCTTATGTTTTTAAGTTTCCTGCATCACCCCATCTTGCTGCAAGGATGGAGAATAAAACCGTAAGTATTTCAAAAATACAAACTTATTTCTATAAATTAAAATCTATATTTGATTTTATTATTGTAGAAGGAACCGGCGGATTGATGGTTCCCTTGAATTGTAATTATCTTTCTATAGACCTGATAAAAAAATTTAATATCCCCGTAGTACTTGTTGTCGGTAATAAACTGGGTTGTATCAATCATAGTCTTTTATCTATCCATCAGATACATTTTAAAAAAATAAATTTTATAGGTTGTATATTCAATAATTTTATAAAAGAAAACAGGATAATCCAGAAAGACAATCCAAACATAATAAAAAAAATTAGTAAAACTGAAATACTAGGAATATTGCCATATAAAAAAAATATTGGACATTTACAAAATATTTTTAAGCCCATAGGAGAAAAAATAAAAAGGCAGTGTGTTATAGAGCCTGTGAACATAATTTCCAAGCACCTCGGCACCAAGATACAAAATACAAGTTCCAAATAA
- a CDS encoding phenylalanine--tRNA ligase subunit beta gives MNISYNWLKDYIEFNWTADELAKRLTSCGLKVEKVESLPMFGDFLLEAEVTTNRADCLSMVGVAREVATVLGKTIKDPVKEATLRWETLKISKQETLSVDISSKESCHRYTGQIIKNVQVAKSPEWLIKRITSVGLRAINNIVDITNFVLMETGQPLHAFDSDLIQGNSIYVRFAKEGETIKTLDGIERKLSNNFLVIADKNTPLALAGIIGGTGSEVTENTKNVFLESAMFNPVLIRNTGRSIGLSTDSSYRFERGVDPGCVLGGLRRAALLISEIAGGKIVGKTLDEGKKPLKPKKILFNCKWAGNFLGKNIKPQSARKIFKGLGFDIKTVSREKLYVSIPPRRQDIYTAQGLCEEVARISGYDIFKSTLPVTNFRDTLSVEKISIVRQDTLLSGDEDYVFLKNIRIYLSDIGLYEAYTYSLHSLQTVQNCGIDKNIVVSVLNPLSSEQGVLRPTIIPGILSGVSRNLNRGIEGVRLFEVGHCYIKDDGYIKKVEKICIGVSGRTQKNWKEKQRQIDIFDLKGILISLLGYLKIENINFTKSEFHMFEEEMCWNIEHGGKHLGYLGRVKKSVACLFQIDIDVWMVELDIDSIKSNINKNIVFTELPKYPSVTRDISFVIDKKIAVQDVTECVKKNANDFIENVFVFDEYKGKQVFGKKKSLALSIVYRSKNKTLTDKEVDDMHNGVKDNIVKQLGVQIR, from the coding sequence ATGAATATCTCATATAACTGGTTAAAAGATTATATTGAATTTAACTGGACAGCTGATGAGCTTGCAAAAAGGCTTACCTCTTGCGGTTTAAAAGTAGAAAAGGTAGAAAGCCTACCTATGTTTGGAGATTTTTTACTTGAAGCAGAGGTTACAACAAACAGGGCAGACTGTTTAAGTATGGTCGGTGTTGCAAGAGAGGTAGCAACGGTTTTGGGCAAAACAATAAAAGACCCTGTCAAAGAAGCAACCCTTCGGTGGGAAACACTTAAAATATCCAAGCAAGAAACCCTGTCTGTGGATATATCTTCAAAAGAATCCTGCCACAGGTATACGGGTCAAATTATTAAAAATGTCCAGGTTGCAAAATCCCCTGAGTGGCTTATTAAGAGAATAACATCTGTGGGTTTAAGGGCTATAAACAATATTGTTGACATAACAAACTTTGTTTTAATGGAAACAGGACAACCCCTCCATGCCTTTGATTCTGACCTTATACAGGGTAATTCCATTTATGTAAGGTTTGCAAAAGAAGGTGAGACGATAAAAACACTTGACGGTATTGAGAGAAAACTTTCAAACAATTTTCTTGTTATTGCAGATAAAAATACACCCCTTGCACTTGCTGGCATTATCGGAGGAACAGGCTCTGAGGTTACAGAAAATACAAAAAATGTGTTTCTTGAAAGTGCGATGTTTAATCCTGTTTTAATAAGAAACACAGGAAGGTCCATAGGGCTTTCAACAGATTCTTCATACAGGTTTGAAAGAGGGGTTGACCCAGGTTGTGTTCTTGGTGGCTTAAGAAGGGCTGCTCTTTTGATATCTGAGATTGCAGGTGGAAAGATTGTTGGAAAAACATTGGATGAAGGGAAAAAACCTTTAAAACCAAAAAAAATATTATTTAATTGCAAGTGGGCAGGCAATTTTCTTGGGAAAAATATTAAACCTCAGTCTGCAAGAAAGATATTCAAAGGGCTTGGTTTTGATATAAAAACAGTATCAAGAGAAAAACTGTATGTAAGCATTCCCCCAAGAAGGCAGGATATCTACACGGCACAGGGCCTTTGTGAAGAGGTTGCCCGCATATCGGGATATGATATCTTCAAATCAACACTTCCTGTAACAAATTTTAGAGACACCTTGTCGGTTGAAAAAATATCAATTGTAAGACAGGATACACTTTTATCAGGAGATGAAGATTACGTCTTTCTTAAAAACATAAGAATATATTTATCCGATATAGGATTATATGAGGCTTATACATATTCACTTCATAGCCTTCAAACAGTTCAGAATTGTGGCATTGATAAAAACATTGTTGTTTCTGTATTAAACCCTTTAAGTTCCGAACAGGGGGTTTTAAGACCTACGATAATACCGGGTATACTGTCAGGAGTATCAAGAAACCTTAACAGAGGAATTGAAGGTGTAAGGTTGTTTGAGGTGGGGCACTGTTATATTAAAGACGATGGTTATATAAAAAAGGTTGAAAAGATTTGTATTGGAGTTTCCGGTAGGACACAAAAAAACTGGAAAGAAAAGCAAAGACAGATTGATATATTTGATTTAAAAGGTATCCTTATTTCTTTGCTCGGATACTTAAAAATAGAAAATATCAATTTTACAAAATCCGAATTTCACATGTTTGAAGAAGAAATGTGTTGGAATATTGAACACGGCGGCAAACATCTCGGGTATTTAGGTAGGGTAAAAAAAAGCGTGGCCTGTTTATTTCAGATAGATATTGATGTATGGATGGTAGAATTAGACATAGATTCAATAAAAAGCAACATCAACAAAAACATTGTATTTACCGAACTTCCCAAATATCCTTCTGTTACAAGAGACATTTCATTTGTTATAGATAAAAAAATAGCAGTTCAGGATGTAACAGAGTGTGTAAAAAAAAACGCAAACGATTTTATAGAAAATGTATTCGTATTTGATGAATATAAGGGAAAACAGGTATTTGGAAAGAAAAAAAGTCTTGCCCTTTCAATAGTATATCGTTCAAAAAACAAAACACTTACCGACAAAGAGGTGGATGATATGCATAACGGCGTAAAAGATAACATTGTTAAACAATTAGGTGTTCAGATAAGATAA